The Asterias amurensis chromosome 16, ASM3211899v1 genomic sequence gatattgacaaaatagggacacccccaacttagggctagatagctcatttggtagaatgccagcacgttaatcttgatgtcgttggttcaagtcccactctagtcaatttttctttgttcagccccAAATCATCTAAAATTTAATCAGTCAGTTTCCCcggtggtttatattgataattattattacattaaatAAATGGACATTGATAAACTGTATTGGCGTGTACACTGTTTCCCTAACTACCTACCTCATAAATATTTCGGAGAGCAGCTGCCATTTTATCTGGGTGAATAGCTGACAATACAAATAACATTGTGACAATATGTACATTGCATTCTGGTATTTGAGCCACGAGTGGATCTTTGGTGATGTCACACTGGAAGGCTGATATCCTGGCTGGATCGTAAGCAGCATTTTCCTATTAAGCACACAATTAAATAAAGAgaccataaaaaaaacctccttAACCAATCTGACAAGTTTCCCATCTACAATCAAAAGCCGACTTCCCGCTGGTCTTTTTTTGGTTCGTACCGCAACTTTTTTGTAGAATGATAAAATTAAATCCAACTGTCAATTTACCGCGATCGTAAAGCACAACTAACAGCTGTTCCATCGCTGAATTTAAGTCCAGGTGGGAACGCACGGTAGAATTACACCAAAGCCTGTTAAGGTAACTTAAGCGTGGCCGTGCAGAAGAAAAATTCCAACGGCAACACAGCTTTaataaggcccggtcacacaggccccgataacgagaacgaaaacgataacaataaaaatgcacgccctcgattggttgagcgtgggcgtattctgcgtggagcaattcaaccaatcacgagcgtgcatttttatcgttctcgttttcgttctcgttatcggggcctgtgtgaccgggcctttagtgaCAAGTGTAAACAAATATTGCTAGCATTTTCAAAATCCTTGAGAGTGAAATTTACCTTGACAAACTGCACAGCTCTTGGTGAGAAATCACAGGCGTGTACAAAGAGCTGTTTGTTCTCATCCAGCAGAGGAAAGACAGCGTTACCCACTCCACATCCTACCTCTAATAACACTCTCTGGCCAGCTGAGACACCATCATCCTGTATCAAAGAAATACATGTAGACCATTACCAAATATACTAAGACCTTTCAACTTATTTaacctcctactgtctgatGGTCTGaccaaataaaaactttgtcaaccatagggcccaattttatggctctgcctGCCGCCAAAATCTGCCCTGCCAATCACCATTATCCCCTTGTGCAAGCGCCGTATTTCTGCGGTAGCTGTGTAACCGAGCATAGAATGCCTGGTAAACGTGGAGTACGCTcgtgcacaagcaaaaatttgcCTCTAAACCCATGAATTATACTTGAagcaagcacagaattccctgcttctgcaagAGGAGAATGCGAATGCAATGCACAATACAGTAAAATCTCCTACCTGTTTCTGGTCATTCTCAACCACTATTATTTTCTACTGATAATGTCTGACGCATTATGTAAACAGGCATTAGGAATTTACGTAGCGAGATTAGGCCTAATACTTTGTGAAAGTACAAGTTGAAAGTGGAAAAAGATAAAAGATagtcaaaatatatttttaaaacatagtTTATTTTGACAAATGAAAGTGGGGGGTCTGAAgtcccagccgtcgatttcaccaaactcttcctagacttaggattaatcttgagacttaggacgagttatatTCCGTATCCATAGAGGTTAGGACGCATAGAATCCatcctaaagttaggacgagttagatAAGATTATTCCTAGTGTTTCATATCGGCTGCTGGACTACACCCCCCGGTTCGGTGCCTATAACATCTGCATATTTTTTACCGTTGGTTCCTTCTCTGTAAGTTCCTGGAACTCTCTAGTCGTCCAGTGTCTATCCTTGAAGAAATGAGTTGAGTTTCTCTTATAGAATAAATCCCAGTTCTTTTGTGCCTCTCTCTCCAATTTGGCTTGCTTAAACTCAGCCACCAGGGTCTTATCAGAGTTCAACTTTGATTGTTCTTCGTCCGTCAACTCTCGATATTTGTGGCCTTTTTCTTGAAAAGGAGTAGATATGACTGTAGATGTTGTAGGACTAGGAGTCGATACTTGGGAATCTTCAGTCGCCATTGCTCTGCGGAAATAATATCTAATTATTTACTTTAATTCTACCTCGGATGAGATATCCCTATTTATAAATATGAGtgtaaaagtggtggcgccgtacggaaagttatccaactcAACAATTTGTttggacaaatttgtggaaaactttcCGTATTGTCACATCGTGCCAACactttttcacaagtttttagtAAAAAGTAAAACTGGACAACTTTTTTCAAGACCTCCCTCCCGTTACTCCTAGTCTAGAAATTTTGCTATAATTCCCCTATCGTCTCCCGTCATGCCCGCtgaactatgaggtttgttccgctatcaTCTGAACGAACCTCCTCTTATTAGTTGTAGGTAGGAGGGAGCATGGATGGTCATGGTAGGACTCATTTAATAATAGTAGGAGTAGACCCagaactggggcgctgtactcctttttttctcgaaattttgatttgaaaaaaaaaggaatctagcgccccaatCACTGGAGTTAAGGTAGGAGTATTCCTTCCTAGCTAAACAAGTTAATGAGCTGTTGGCTCTCTTTAGTTGATTAACATTGCGGATACCAACTTTTGAACTTGTTACTAATTAACTAGTAGGCCTATACAGGCCACACATCCCGTCGGTCGGGCAGTTGGTAAAAGTCGGAGGTCGGAGGTAACCGGAGGTTGCATTAATTGCGtgataaataattaaacaaacttACTTACACACTCAAAATGAAGTATGGAAGACTTCTATGCAGTTATGGTTGCGATTGAATTGAAACACAATGTTGTGCTCCCTTTAAGTGGGGGAAAAACTAT encodes the following:
- the LOC139948676 gene encoding tRNA N(3)-cytidine methyltransferase METTL6-like, whose product is MATEDSQVSTPSPTTSTVISTPFQEKGHKYRELTDEEQSKLNSDKTLVAEFKQAKLEREAQKNWDLFYKRNSTHFFKDRHWTTREFQELTEKEPTDDGVSAGQRVLLEVGCGVGNAVFPLLDENKQLFVHACDFSPRAVQFVKENAAYDPARISAFQCDITKDPLVAQIPECNVHIVTMLFVLSAIHPDKMAAALRNIYEVVRPGGCVLFRDYGLYDHAMLRFSKGHKLAEQFYVRQDGTRAYYFTEEMLSKLFSEAGFEVCQNEYVLRETVNKKEGLCVPRVFVQGKYSKPNI